Part of the Nicotiana sylvestris chromosome 5, ASM39365v2, whole genome shotgun sequence genome is shown below.
TTGAATGGTTAGAAGGGTATAATAATTAAGAATTAAAGGGGTAGAATGGGAATTAGTTAACCATGCTAAGGCTGCCTTAGGATTGCCTATATAAGagcccttttcttttattttgaggTAGCCATTCATACTCTGAAAAACACTAAAGGTTCTGCATCATTTTTGGTTGAAAAATTGTTTAAAATTGCTTCTTGGTTTTCACTTAAACGAGTTACTGATTATCTAGGGTTTAAGATGGTTCAAGGAAGTTGAATATGGTTGTTTGACCTGTTGATTTGCTCACTCTTTTGCTATTGCTGAAGTCCTCattatttcttatttattttgaCCTCCAGGTACTCTTTGGCCCCTAATGCTATGCGAGGTGCAAATCTGAAACATGTAGACAAGTTGGAGATTTAAGTTTTGCTGAATATTAACTTATACTTTTAGATTCTTTCCATGTCCATGTATTAATTCCAATTCTTTTATGTGTTTTCTATTCTGTTGTTCTTGTATTTCTCTTCAAGTAATAGTCTAATCTCCTAGCCTCTTATGTTGGTTTGCGATTTGGGCTGAGAGTTTTGGTGTTTGAACATTTAGAAGGTCTGAGTGTACTGTAGTGCAGGCCTGAGTCAGTTATAAAATCCATTGTTGGTTTGGTTTAAGTTTATGTCATCTTTAGAATTATAATTCGAGCAAGGACTGTATGGTTGATAATTACTGTGAATTTAAACTATTTCAGCACTGATTAGGACAGTTGAATTTAAactatcgtgattgtggacacgttcacgtgcaatgattacgatttctaaaaacaaaatcggggtatgcattcgcgcaactttgactaaactttcttaataatagcGAAGCTTTATTAATTGTGGaaacgttcgcgtgacataatttttgacgcgccaaacaaatgggtacacgtgtgCGTGACCTGTTTAatgataatttattaattaaaagaggcaaatgcacatatgttctaaaatgagtaattagacaatttgattaagccaaatATGATCAAAGTGACTGTGCTAAAACTatggaactcgagaatgcctaacaccttctcccgggttaacaaaatttcttacccgaatttctttgttcgcagaccgtaaatagagtcaactttgtcgattcgggattttaaaccggtgatttgggacaccaataaattatcccaagtggcgactttgatttttaaataataatcccattttgattgtcacttaaattagaaaaactctCTTATTCTCCCTTtcggggtggtaaaaaggaggtgtgacagttctgtcgactctgctggggatcgaacccagaatctctggttcacggttcaagaattcgagcttgttaatatgatttttacttggcttcatttattgttaatattactgtattttgtgaaccttttgtgctaaatgctatctgtttactgctttaatattgtttgaattgtatataagtGTCTTCTTATGCCatccctctgagtcttctgaaaatggtgcacatgtttgcgtggcccgctttttctgtagaagttataccaaataagAACGGGGCTGGGCtagcaacaaggccgggtagactttagtgctcttGATTTATACCaagtctagaacacaaccccatgatttaaacctagaaaaatacagcctcatgtcggatccctagtaggaatgtttttttgcatcatgtgcatttaacttatgggactcaacacagaggttgggtccgtctaggataggtgtacccaaaataacagaccatcctgatgcatccgatgtgctatgtgaacatttatttgtttcggcctgcatgctgaccggctagggaaaataatcaaaagaaaaactAAGAGTGATGTAGGGAAGAAAATAAAGCTCGGTTCTGAAAAATCCCCGGTATTTGAAAAtgtcccgaaactctgccaaaagttttcaaaaaagagaaaaaaagagtcaCTTCAAAATAAGTCAATACTGTCTCCTTTTCAAGTGTGTCAAAGTTGACCGAACTACACATGTCTAAttttcaccggatgtgggatacgtaggcaacctatataaggttcggccttatttttcaaaaaaaaaatagtaaatggtCACGTAAATGTAGTTTGGAAATTTGGTCAAAAAATAAGTCGATCCAGCTTCGGTAATGCTTAAACCATTCTTGCCAAGATCGCCTTAGAGTATCTTCAGTTGTTGAAGggctattttcataaaataacGAACAAGTCTATCGATGAAGTGTCATTTTTCCATAAAGTAGTTCTTCCCGGTCTCAAAATTCATTtggaattgggaaggggccacatttgcaaaacgATCATTTTTGCTAAAATTAGCATATATGGGGAAGGAATCATGGTCCATTGATTTTTCTTGTAGAAATTGAAAAACCTGTTTTACAAAAAGGGTCCACCGGAGTTAAACCTTACCTTAACCCTCCACAGGTACAAATGAATATTGTCCAGGACCCGTCACAAATGAACACTGCCCAGAACCCGTCAGAAGTGGTCAGAAAATAGGCTCAGTTgcagttgcatatgtggtggaatgatctagatgaagatggtcagaagtGGGTGAAAAAATAGTTGGGTGCCCTTATATATATTCTGGAAATCAAACCGCGGGAATATTTAATCAAGGCTTTGGTAAATTTTTGGGACCCTGTCCACAATGTGTTTCGTATCTCGgactttgagatcacccctactttggaggaaatgGCCAGGTATATTGAGTTTGgccgggatttgaggaagcaacaacttatatttccgaGGGCTCCTTCGAGATGAAGAAGGCCTTTGGCATGAAAAGGGTTTGAGCAACAAAAAAGATAAGGGCCTTTagcaaattcatcgtcggttcgcTTTTATTGTGGCGTTTCTGGGGATCATGGTATTTCCAAATGCATAGGGGACAGTGGATACTCGTATGgtcagaattgcacaaatcctcactatcaaggaagatcatacacttgtccCGTTAGTGCTGGCAGACATTTATCAAGCATTGACATTATGCAAATCTGGGGCTCAATTCTTTAAAGGATGCAATATTCTTCTACAAATATGGTTGATAGAGCATCTCCGCCATCACCccaaattcatgagttatggatcgagcccgaataacttcattgagagttatgaggaaagggtgAAAGACTACAGCGTGCTAGAAGGGTTTGAAGCCTGGGTCTCCACTTGAAGGCTCTCAAAGCAAGtaaggtcgagtggactataagATGGCTCCCGATGACAGAAGCCATATACATGATGGCTACCAAGGGTTACCTAAGGATGATGGGTGTGAAAAGTatccagccatatgcaccgcagagggtcttaaGGCAATTAGGAAGATATCAGGTGCTACCCAAAGATGAAGATCTAACCACCCAGGTCATTAAGCTGtatccagaagctgcattgcccgaGACTTtggttcagcaggattggaacgGTTGCCGTTATctgaaaaatggcacccaggtaccagatgtTGCAAAGGGGGAAGTGGATCTAGGTTACGCTGCATGGTTTGGGAAAAGGTCTTGTGTAAACAATGAGCTAGAGCCTGAGCCCGAGAGGCCCGCCAAGAGAcctcatgttcaagcttttgatgagaaaatccaagaaaggttggcttggggagaaaaggagaaaaaatatcaagccACAATTCACACCTTGGAAGAGAAGCTGAGAAACATGGAATTCAAAAATGATCTCcaggcacaagaagctgaaggtgaaAGAAGAAGGTTGGCCCAAGAGAATGAAGCTCTCCGAGCCCAAGTTCCAAAATAAGAATAGCAGCTGAGAACCCGGGCAGAAGCAGAAAAGATAAAAAGCTCATTTACAACCTTGtacaaaaggtacgtgactatgagGATGATTTGCAAAAGACTGAAGCGGAGCTAGCAAATGCCCGAGCCAAGTTAGCTAAAAATGCGGAGGGATGGGCCATTTTTGTTCGGCAACTGAAGGAGAAGTACGACAAGGGAATGGTAAGTATAAAGAAAAAGGTCAATGTCCTTGAGAAATGAAATGACCAAGCAGGCGAGAGACTTCAAAGCAGAAAGGGAGCACTGCTATTCCTTGAAGGCACATCTAGAGAAAGACCTACAGCagcttcaagagcaaaatcaCACAGCTGAATAAGTTTTGGATGCCAGATCTCAGCAGATTAGACGGTTGCTACAAGAGAAGGGTATTATCAAGGAAAGGGTTAGGAGAAACgcggactacattgtgatgaagtgcaacgagtgtgaagacatgaccagatccatgttctttgcttcagttatgatttttgtccgacAAATCATGGATGACTTGTTTCCCCTCTAGGAAGACATGGCGCAAAGGCCCGCAGCAAGGCCAACTGGAGCAGCAATTGAcgcacttatgtattcttgactttgtttgttcgagtctgtattttgttggtttattttcgagtctgtattttcagttttcttttgaaGTTGTTGGTCCACTCATCGAGTCTGTCAGTCTTTATGTTTAACTCTGTAAGGGAAGTTGTCaagatgttttattttattttatgaaaatttgaaaaccccaaaaaatgtttttttttatttttattttatttatttgtttcgcacatgttcccagaactacgcttggtttgattcatgcggcgtcatgatacgtaggtaatcccCATAGGATTCAATCATAgccatgaaatgaaaagaaaaaaaaaggagaaaagcaAGAAAAATTATGGGAAAGAAATAGTGGCAAATCAAGAGaggaaaaatgagagaataaaggAATAAAGACAAGAATCAAGCAAATAAAAGCAGGAATGAAAAAAGAAATTGCAAAAGGGAAATTAGTGAAGGTCGGGATGACGCAAACAGCCATTCAAATGCGTAATAGAAATGGTTTACtttttaggtgcattgcatccccaacatgcggttgcctatctgttaagctctaatcgctaacgagtttgcttgttgtcatcaagtgtaggcaggtggttagtttgtttggcattctggcaactcacccgtacaacaccatgtccaaagacaagttgatcacgGCTGGCCAAGAattggatgcaagtgttattgatctgTCAAGGGAATGGGAAGAGTgtgatgttaatctgaaagaggagatacataagttgaaacaccagatGTCAgagatgtaccaagcatgggtGAAAGGACATCCACCaccatcataccccgccaaccctacTTTCGTCCTGCCTGctggctcaatcccaagaacctcccactgttgattcatctgcaggcttccccatttaccaccactaccaaggcaccacttcccaaaccccacaagcaccaccacccaaaccaatCCCATGCCCCCTCCACCAGCTacccctattttcgtggcacccccacccgctacactccatcgatcctccagtgagccgtTATTCTagacccaagataaccaatactatcccccagagcctactttcaaggccccagaaCATTACTCTTACactcctcgtttcgacctcccAGTTGAGATTGAGAAACCATATAAAAACCCAGAacaagaggagatgttcaggatggttagaagcctggaacagtcattaGGAAACATACAGGGATTGGGAAACCAGGTGAGCATAGCCTATAGGgatttgtgtctatttcccgatgttcagttgccagtgggattcaagatgcctaaatttgatctatatgaTGGGCACGAAGACCCGGTGGCCATTTGAGGGGATtttgtagtaaaatgagaggagctggtaggaaagatgagttgttgatggtgtactttagccagagtctgagtggtACGGTATTGGAGTGGTACAATTgtcaagatcacggaagatggtatacctgggatgatttggcccaagcattcgatcgtcatttccaatacaacatcgagattgttccagatcgtttgtctttgactaagatCGAGAAGAATCCTAGTGAAAGTTTCATGGAATACGAttttcgctggagagaacaagcaacAAGAGTTAACCCCCCGATGGAGGAGAGAGAAATGGTAGAGTACTTTCTACAAGCTCTAAAGCCTACTTATTTTGGTCATCTGAtatcggccataggcaagtctttcaaaggggtagtgaagatgggtggcatggtggaaaaagggcttaaatcaagtaaaatcatgagctactcggCTATCAAAgaaactacccaagccattcagaatGGTATTGGAGGGGTGatcgtaaagaagaagaaagaagatgtgacAATAGTTGATTCAAGATCATGGTTTAGACCCAGGGGCCCGTCACACCATTATACCCAACCTCGACCCTATCACCGAACCTACACCCAAACCTTGTATAATCCACCCCAATACtacttcccatcaccagaccctcaAATATTtgtccaccacgcccagacatatactcaacctcctgccTACTCACAATGGCATGTCCaagccccacaaaacacctacccagctccacaaaatgcttacccacccccacgagcctaccaaaacctTGCTGGCCTAGGTTTCTGACCCAATCCAGCattcaaaaatgagaggttgTAGCGAAAGAAAACTTTCACCCCATTGGGGGAGTCTTATATCAGTTTATTccaaagattgaggcagttggatatgTTGAGGCCAATTAAGTCGAAATTGCTAAACCCTCCACCAATGAATCTTGATTACTCCgtgagttgtgaatattgttctggtactctggGGCATGATATGGAGAAGTGATGGCACATGAAAAGTTCAATTCAGAAGCTCATCGACACAAACCGGATTGAAGTTCAGACTCCAGAGGCACCCAAgatcaatcagaacccattgccaacccatgagggaacaaatatgatcgagatagtacataaggggagcccaagaagccttcacagtttgttatgatgattcggtccaatgaggtcaagccagtcaaaaaaccaacggttgaaggatcagtgaagaagttgagcatgacaaacggtgaaccatctgtggtagttaagaaaagatccccaagtgatgttgtaACAAatcaagaaaagtcaaaagtggttgtgccagggtTGGCGAgtaagcctatcataattgtagagggtgctcGTACGGaccctgtcatcatcaagcctgtaacccagttgCCGGTAATCAACACCAAGGctgtcccatggaactatgaacgggtgatagtgacctataaaggaaaggaagtgaaagaagaagtcaatgaagCCCAAGGATTAACTCGttcagggagatgctttgccccagaagagttaaggaaagccaAAACATCCAAAGATAATCCAGTTCTAGTAAAGAAAGCAGTcactgaagaagaggcggaggagttcttgaagaaaatgaaggtacaagattattccattgtggagcagttgagaaagacacCTGCTCAAATTTccttgctatcattgttgatccattcagacgagcatcgtcgggccctgatgaaaattctgaacgaagctcatgtacccgacaaaatttcagtgaaccatctggataTGATcaccaacaaaatatttgaggtaaacagggtcaCCTTCTCTGATGACGAGTTGcttgtggaaggtactgaacacaacagagctctctatcttacggttaaatgtgaagattctgtggtcaccaaggtattagttgacaatggttccagtgcaaaatCTACCCTCTATCTACTctgaacaagtagaaagttgatgatgagaggattcacaaaaaCAGCATATGTATTCGAGCTTTTGACGGTGGAGGAAAAGATTcggttggtgatatagtgcttgaattgacaataggaccggtggaattcaccatggagttctagGTACTGGATGTACCTgtctcttacaatttgttgttaggtcggccttggatacatgccgccaaagcagtcccgtccactttgcaccagatggttaagttcgagtgggatagacaggaGATCGTCGTGCATGGTGAGGAGAATTTatgtgctcacagtgatgcctcCATCCCATTTATTGAGGCTaaagatgacaaagggccttgggtctatcaagtttttgaaacagtgCCGGTCGAGAAGGttctagaagggaaatgtgttctGACTCCAAAGATAGCCTCTGCATCCGTCAtggtggtgtcacacctcctttttccgcccccgcgaagggcgaagggagttttttccaattaaaggacagtcaaaacgggattggtttaattatttcagagtcgccacttgggagatttagggtgtcccaagtcaccaattttaatcccgaatcgaggaaaagagtgactctatattacagtctgcgtaccagaaatccggataaggaattctgttaacccgggagaaggtgttaggcattcccgagttccgtggttctagcacggtcgctcaactgttatattcggcttatttatctaatttttaatacaattatgaaccatgtgcaaattttatcttttaccgctttattattataattattattttttaggaatgtgaacatcgcttaaaacatatctttggattgtgtcacatgaaatgcacccacaatacgaaacatattttatttgatgttttaggatttagatttgggtcgcatgaaatgcgcatccgagtttaagaaggtaaaattaattaaatcgcgcctaaagagtctagcgcgtcattatctttggggaaggaagtgaaattcactaaacaatccatcccaaattctaagtaattttttttaaaaaaaaattaaataaataaaagagattggagaatcctataaatttgtattatttacatctatttatttttagcgaaatcctttaagaatatcctttaatgactacctttttattattactaagttttttataaatataaaatcaatatctacattcttgaaaatgacatattaaatagaagagaaaaacaaatattaacagaaagtaataaaattataatcataaatacaacatggaattatcgaaaagtaaaaaaataaaataaaaaaaaaaactaattatcccatagttggattaaaattcaaattgttagtaagactatctatttatttttagcgaaatcctttaagaatatcctttaatgactacctttttattattactaagttttttataaatataaaatcaatatctacattcttgaaaatgacatattaaatagaagagaaaaacaaatattaacagaaagtaataaaattataatcataaatacaacatggaattatcgaaaagtaaaaaaaataaaaaaaaaaactaattatcccatagttggattaaaattcaaattgttagtaagacttaagcttattgaaactaattatttacaaatactgaaaattgaaagaaataaaaataaaaacttgagtactaaatcatatttctaaaaatttaaacaatttaacattaactaactttgttttaattcatcatgtcctaatacttgttcgcaaactaattcatgttataactgaaattgactacatgattcggattaacttatcgttgacgaaaaaccttatgaataaggaacttagttaatttttgccaaactgattcaataacgccatttttacgttatttcttctattttttgttattaaacagttttaattaataatcaggcttaaatatatttcctaataatctggttaaggcgttatttaatatgtcgctataatatgcctagttatgccaaatgacagtgatttacagaataataatacatgaataacctaaatacaatacaaaaaattaaattaaactaaattaaaaatttaaacactccattcttcatttcagcttacaaaatgccaaaattacagttgtgtacctgatattgtcaatataagaagaagaaagtcagcaacgtaatacgtaacacagcaacagcaataataaccagcaataaccagtcaacgaaaatcccagtgacagctttgaaaaattcaaaataaaaatccaagaatgccgaaaataacggacagaaaccaagggaaattttcagatttttgaaaggctatttaatcttcaacccttaatttctacacctgtataccagaatatttatcaggtgtgtactactttctcttctaattctcaactcttttttttttatttttttttctttgtatgcttttcttttcttgagagtttcaatgtttttttcggaataaatgttcagctcctttttttttctaatctcttttttttttttctgtctgtcttTTTTTCTCCcgttttttttctgtctgtgtatTTCTCCTCTCTGTCTCCCTGtatattctgatttcaagacttcttataacccatcccataaatcttttaatcaattaaaatcaacccattttctctaccaaacccattatcttcccactcatccccattatattaaataaacatatcacaccaccccattttattttgtcccccatgcttcatttaaaataatgcaagattcccctttaaattaaatcttgtcccccctttatattaaacaactatatcacaacccaccccatttcattttgtcccccatgcttcaaataaacaattacaaaatgtacaattcctaaactaccccttccgaccttactgaaattaccaaactacccctgaacgtattacaaatttaccaaactacccatcagctataacacatcaattaatcaaacttaaccaaaatatagacaatatgatcaatttctaacaatgttcaaacaacaatatgaacacggatgaacatcataacaacaatatcacatgaacatgattttaacaacatttcaacaacaaatcacatgaacacaaattgaacaaccaagaacaactaaaatttgattgaacaatattttagcaacaaacaatcctattttcggattcaacaacaacaacaaacaaagtatgaagatttctaaattcaatcatattgaacttaaaatcaactctaacaacattacaacaaacaattcttatattaaactttaaacaagattatgagaacaattcaagcaataatcataaatggtaaacaagaaatcaaactatacaaaattcggattcaagatcatccaaacatgaacatgaatgaatctattttaacacaacaaacatgacggattaaacgattaaatcaatatattcctttaacacaactaaattctttaaacaaataacaagatcgacgaagaaacaattatgaacttaaacttgaacttaacaatactaacaatttctaacaatacataaacacatgaaacaaattgaagaaatagttaattaaatttcaatttgaatctaacaaacaacaaactaacaaatattcacttaaacaataatacaaacatgaaatgaatatgaaaacaactaattaaacttctattttgaaatctgaaaattaattttaacaaagcacatgaacatgaacaaactagaaaaatgatttcaacgatgaacaacgaacaaaacaagaattgaattctttaacgattttggatccggaaaatatcaaacaaaaatatggacaaaaataaaactcaaaaacaactaaccggagatgaatcaacgacgaactttgattgtaaacaaatctgtccgagaacgaatctcgcaccaagataacttgacgtcgaagacgactacgaacggacgaccaaagaaggtggtcgtttggcatcgtttaaaacgaagaatggcagcccgccacaagcagaaggcagcagcagcaacactgctggagcagcagcacgaaacagtagcagcagcagtgtcggagaagatgcaacggcagccatgggagctcgagttcgagctcgatgaagctcgtccatggctggacgcggcgggcagcagttgtggtggtttgtttggacgacacaacagcaacatgaaggatgaaaaacgcagcagcagcagtgttggagaagaagaaaacgcaacagcaggaggagaagcaactacgggcaacaatggtggcgtagaagttgctcgacgaacttgaaaaacgcagccatggcagcgaggggatgtcgtgggggtgagagtggttgtgttgtgtgtgtgttgacgtgaggggggcaggggtgtgaggggggaaggtctgcca
Proteins encoded:
- the LOC138869313 gene encoding uncharacterized protein, giving the protein MRGAGRKDELLMVYFSQSLSGTVLEWYNCQDHGRWYTWDDLAQAFDRHFQYNIEIVPDRLSLTKIEKNPSESFMEYDFRWREQATRVNPPMEEREMVEYFLQALKPTYFGHLISAIGKSFKGVVKMGGMVEKGLKSSKIMSYSAIKETTQAIQNGIGGVIVKKKKEDVTIVDSRSCLFQRLRQLDMLRPIKSKLLNPPPMNLDYSVSCEYCSGTLGHDMEK